The following proteins come from a genomic window of Actinomarinicola tropica:
- the mbhE gene encoding hydrogen gas-evolving membrane-bound hydrogenase subunit E, whose amino-acid sequence MTLLVVVHAVVALLAPAAARPLGRRVFLWTLLAPAATLVWLAGHLGTVLDGGAIEEAHEWVPGLQLELAFRLDTFGALMVLLVSGIGALVMAYSVEYFPDRPDLGRFAMYLCAFSGAMLGLVLADNLLLIFVFWELTSVTSYLLIGFDDTKESSRKAALQAILITGAGGLAMLGGLVLLGQASSSATWSLSEILADPPTEGAVVAWAVVLVLAGAFTKSAQVPFHMWLPGAMAAPTPVSAYLHSATMVKAGVYLIARMSPAFADVGLWRPLTAGVGVATMLWGAYRALRQYDLKLVLAFGTISQLGFLVALLGWGDSKLVFAGTAMLLAHALFKAALFMVVGVVDHQAHSRDLRRLSGLGRRLPLTAAVATLAALSMAGVPPLLGFVSKEAGFLGYLDASGTGSNWVLAGLVAGSVLTTAYTARFLWGAFAAKPQVEDPIGAEVPRPPAAFVVPAALLAALSLVGGLVTALADELVRPAAAALYEPAGEYHLHLWPGFTLPLLLSGVALAGGVLLFLARRPVAHLQSGLAVGGGADVAFHAGYAALIRGAAQVTRIVQPGSLSFYVSMVLITFAVVPGVVLVRHLEVPDGWVWAESPLQAVIAVLVLVGAIGTVLTRRRFAAVLALGTVGYGVALLFVVQGAPDLALTQFLIETVSLVLFLMVLRRLPDRFARRRTRSLRVAHLGLSLAVGAAVFGLALTSLAARTDRPIGEEMSEVAYPEGGGANAVNVILADIRAFDTLGEIVVITVAAIGTAALVRAGRPPRRQEDVGVEEERTGAALDPADEEVRT is encoded by the coding sequence GTGACGCTTCTCGTCGTCGTCCACGCGGTGGTCGCGCTCCTCGCTCCGGCCGCGGCACGTCCCCTCGGTCGGCGGGTGTTCCTGTGGACGCTCCTCGCCCCGGCGGCGACCCTCGTGTGGCTCGCGGGTCACCTCGGCACCGTGCTCGACGGCGGGGCGATCGAGGAGGCCCACGAGTGGGTGCCGGGCCTCCAGCTCGAGCTCGCCTTCCGGCTCGACACCTTCGGGGCCCTCATGGTCCTGCTGGTCTCCGGGATCGGCGCCCTCGTCATGGCGTACTCGGTCGAGTACTTCCCCGACCGGCCGGACCTCGGCCGCTTCGCCATGTACCTGTGCGCCTTCTCCGGCGCCATGCTCGGGCTCGTCCTCGCCGACAACCTGCTGCTGATCTTCGTGTTCTGGGAGCTGACCTCGGTCACGAGCTACCTGCTCATCGGCTTCGACGACACGAAGGAGAGCTCGCGCAAGGCCGCCCTCCAGGCGATCCTCATCACCGGGGCGGGCGGGCTGGCGATGCTCGGCGGGCTCGTGCTGCTCGGCCAGGCGTCGAGCTCGGCCACGTGGTCGCTGTCGGAGATCCTCGCCGACCCGCCGACCGAGGGTGCGGTCGTCGCCTGGGCCGTGGTCCTGGTCCTCGCGGGCGCGTTCACCAAGTCGGCCCAGGTGCCGTTCCACATGTGGCTGCCCGGGGCCATGGCGGCGCCGACCCCCGTGAGCGCCTACCTGCACTCGGCGACCATGGTGAAGGCCGGCGTCTACCTGATCGCCCGCATGTCGCCGGCGTTCGCCGACGTCGGGCTGTGGCGGCCGCTCACCGCCGGCGTCGGCGTGGCGACGATGCTCTGGGGCGCCTACCGGGCGCTGCGGCAGTACGACCTGAAGCTCGTCCTCGCCTTCGGCACGATCAGCCAGCTCGGCTTCCTCGTCGCGCTCCTCGGCTGGGGCGACTCGAAGCTCGTGTTCGCCGGGACGGCGATGCTCCTCGCCCACGCCCTGTTCAAGGCCGCGCTGTTCATGGTCGTCGGCGTCGTCGACCACCAGGCGCACAGCCGCGACCTGCGCCGCCTGAGCGGGCTCGGTCGCCGGCTGCCGCTCACCGCCGCGGTGGCGACGCTCGCGGCCCTGTCGATGGCCGGGGTGCCGCCGCTCCTCGGGTTCGTCAGCAAGGAGGCGGGCTTCCTGGGGTACCTCGACGCCAGCGGCACCGGCTCCAACTGGGTGCTCGCCGGGCTCGTCGCCGGATCCGTGCTCACCACCGCCTACACCGCGCGCTTCCTCTGGGGTGCGTTCGCTGCGAAGCCCCAGGTCGAGGACCCGATCGGCGCCGAGGTGCCCCGGCCGCCGGCGGCCTTCGTGGTGCCTGCCGCGCTCCTCGCCGCACTGTCGCTCGTCGGCGGGCTCGTCACCGCCCTGGCCGACGAGCTCGTCCGCCCGGCGGCGGCCGCGCTCTACGAGCCGGCGGGGGAGTACCACCTGCACCTGTGGCCCGGCTTCACGCTCCCGCTGCTGCTGTCGGGTGTGGCGCTGGCCGGTGGCGTGCTGCTCTTCCTGGCCCGGCGCCCGGTGGCGCACCTCCAGTCGGGCCTGGCGGTCGGCGGCGGTGCCGACGTCGCGTTCCACGCCGGCTACGCCGCACTCATCAGGGGCGCGGCCCAGGTCACGAGGATCGTCCAGCCCGGCTCCTTGAGCTTCTACGTCTCGATGGTCCTCATCACCTTCGCGGTCGTCCCCGGCGTCGTGCTCGTCCGCCACCTCGAGGTGCCCGACGGGTGGGTCTGGGCCGAATCACCGCTGCAGGCGGTCATCGCCGTACTGGTCCTCGTCGGCGCCATCGGCACCGTCCTCACCCGGCGGCGGTTCGCCGCGGTGCTCGCCCTCGGCACCGTCGGCTACGGCGTGGCGCTGCTGTTCGTCGTCCAGGGTGCGCCCGACCTCGCGCTGACGCAGTTCCTCATCGAGACCGTGTCGCTCGTGCTGTTCCTGATGGTGCTGCGCCGCCTGCCGGACCGCTTCGCGCGCCGTCGGACCCGGTCCCTCCGCGTCGCCCACCTCGGCCTGTCGCTCGCCGTGGGCGCCGCGGTGTTCGGGTTGGCGCTGACCTCGCTCGCGGCACGCACCGACCGGCCGATCGGCGAGGAGATGAGCGAGGTCGCCTACCCGGAGGGCGGCGGCGCCAACGCCGTGAACGTCATCCTCGCCGACATCAGGGCCTTCGACACCCTGGGCGAGATCGTGGTCATCACCGTGGCCGCGATCGGCACCGCGGCGCTGGTGCGGGCGGGCCGCCCGCCGCGACGCCAGGAGGACGTCGGCGTGGAGGAGGAGCGGACGGGCGCTGCGCTCGACCCCGCGGACGAGGAGGTCCGCACGTGA